In Mongoliitalea daihaiensis, one DNA window encodes the following:
- a CDS encoding potassium channel family protein, with product MSKILSYFDYFICLIFLSEFFYNLLTAENKLKYLKWGWIDLISSIPMLDSLRYGRVFRLIRLIRVIKAYNTFNSFLKNLFPDTAKGSVFSVIILGFFVLIFSSIAILVLENDVESNITNAEDAIWWSYTTITTVGYGDKYPVTTLGRILAMFLMTYGISVFGVITAYIASIFVKSSE from the coding sequence ATATCTAAAATCTTAAGCTATTTTGACTACTTTATTTGTTTAATATTTTTGTCAGAATTTTTTTATAATCTATTAACAGCAGAAAATAAGCTAAAATATCTTAAATGGGGTTGGATAGATTTAATATCCAGCATTCCTATGTTAGATAGTCTTAGATATGGCCGCGTGTTCAGATTAATTAGACTTATTCGCGTAATAAAAGCATACAACACTTTTAATAGTTTCTTGAAAAACTTATTTCCTGATACTGCCAAAGGATCAGTCTTTTCTGTAATTATTTTGGGATTTTTTGTTTTAATTTTTTCCTCGATAGCAATACTAGTTCTTGAAAATGATGTTGAAAGTAATATAACAAATGCAGAAGATGCAATTTGGTGGTCCTACACTACAATAACTACAGTTGGTTATGGAGATAAATACCCAGTTACAACCTTAGGGAGAATTTTAGCAATGTTTCTTATGACTTATGGCATATCAGTATTCGGTGTAATTACTGCATATATCGCATCAATTTTTGTTAAAAGTTCAGAATAA